A single region of the Malus sylvestris chromosome 8, drMalSylv7.2, whole genome shotgun sequence genome encodes:
- the LOC126633340 gene encoding uncharacterized protein LOC126633340 produces the protein MEWPPLNEIDANVQMQNPNDEAMFDEATMVDDDEVMNKSTKATLQPKPSWFDDDDDDCIGQNPNDEGEGIQNAIGDPMARLQLRKKRNYCEVCCEEVEDHKSYNCPYFVLVPKGARVGDHCDIVCTECGEQVSKHEGELNVHYEGRAILKYCHRCRDYRSHWTEECESMRK, from the exons ATGGAGTGGCCTCCGTTGAACGAGATCGATGCGAACGTCCAGATGCAGAACCCTAATG ACGAAGCCATGTTCGACGAAGCAACCATGGTCGATGATG atgaAGTAATGAACAAATCTACTAAAGCTACCCTCCAACCAAAACCAAGTtggtttgatgatgatgatgatgactgcATTGGGCAGAATCCTAACG ATGAAGGGGAAGGTATACAAAATGCGATTGGAGACCCAATGGCTCGACTCCAATTGCGAAAAAAGCGTAATTACTGTGAAGTTTGTTGTGAGGAAGTTGAGGACCACAAGAGTTACAATTGCCCGTACTTTGTTTTGGTCCCAAAGGGCGCTCGTGTTGGCGACCACTGTGATATTGTTTGCACAGAATGTGGTGAGCAAGTTTCTAAGCACGAAGGTGAGCTTAATGTGCACTATGAAGGACGTGCTATTTTGAAGTACTGTCATCGGTGTCGGGATTACCGTAGCCACTGGACTGAAGAATGTGAGTCTATGCGAAAATAG